AATGCCGCTGAAAATAAAGCATTACATGTAGTACAACCCTACTTTTTGTCATTGATTCTTATTAATTGGATGGAACAATTCAGTTTTATAATCAAACTAAGCCCTGGCTTTGGCACATTGCAGAGACCATGTCTGATATCCAGAAGGCCATGGCACTGCTCATCGGAGCTTTCCACAAGTACTCCGGTAAAGAGGGCGACAAGACAACACTCAGCAAGGGTGAATTGAAGGATCTGCTCAATAATGAGCTGAAGGACATACTGGGGGTGAGCAgacctgttacacacacacaaccctgcaaGCACaacctgttacacacacacaaccctgcaaGCACaacctgttacacacacacaaccctgcaaGCACaacctgttacacacacacaaccctgcaaGCACaacctgttacacacacacaaccctgcaaGCACACAGGTCACACCAAGCTGCAATGTCTGACTGTGTGAATCCTAGATCAGACTATGTCATGATACCAGATTTGGTAGTTAAAAGTCTGAAAGTcacactctttctcactctctcccttttacTCCCACtacctttctttgtctctctctccctatcctccCTCTTTCACAAAATTACAGAAAATCGCTGACCAAGCTGCAGTTGATAAGATCTTCAAAGATCTGGATGCAAACAAGGACGGTATTGTGGACTTCCAGGAGTATGTCACACTGGTTGCCTGCTTGACCATGATGTGCAACGAGTTCTTCACCAAGAAATGAACCAGCACCACCTAGCCACTGTCCACTGAACTGCAGCACATGAATGAATGTACTGTATGCTGTGGAAAGACCCTTAAAGCCAGTTCAAAGGTAAACGTGTCATGTGGGGTCATTTTGTCTTGTGTTTAAAAAAGTGGATTTTAAAGGAAGAAGAAAACGAAATAAACTATTTTCATATCTTTTCCAGAAAGTGTGATTTATTTGTTCTTTctggtagagggggggggggggggtgtctggacAGATACCAGGGATAATGCAATATATGATGTAGTTCATACAATGTGGAACCACTGATATTTCATGACCAGAAATCCAGCTAAATGAGAACCCAGATTGAAGCTGTTCTTCGACAACAGAGAGAATCTTCTGGGATATTCAGGCTTTCAGGGATGCTAACCAAGGGTCTTCCACACAACCTTTTGTAAATAAAGAACTTCATTATAGCCTCCTGCAGAGTAAAGCTGCCAGAACATCCCCTCACCTCAGAGTCACGTCAAGAATAGGCCTACTGCCGGAACAAGACTAGGCCTACTGCCGGAACAAGACTAGGCCTACTGCCGGAACAAGACTAGGCCTACTGCCGGAACAAGACTAGGCCTACTGCGGGAACAAGACAAGGCCTACTGCCGGAACAAGACTAGGCCTACTGCGGGAACAAGACAAGGCCTACTGCGGGAACAAGACTAGGCCTACTGCGGGAACAAGACAAGGCCTACTGCCGGAACAAGACTAGGCCTACTGCGGGAACAAGACAAGGCCTACTGCCAGAACAAGACTAGGCCTACTGCCGGAACAAGACTAGGCCTACTGCGGGGAAAAAACAatttttcaaaccttttctGGGGGAATGTTTTTTCAATCTTCAAAACCTAATTTTGAAACTTTTTACAAAATCTTTCAAAACCAGGGACTTTCTACCCCTGACTCCTAACTTCTTCGTCTTGGGTctaagacagacagatacacacttAACATTCACCACAACAAATGAACATGGTTTGTGTTGCTTGTGTCTTTGTCAGAAGCAGTGTATATTAAAAAAAGGAGACACCATAGGAACAGTAAAAATTGCAGATGTTGATTTTAGTTTCTTATTGCAGTGAAAACCTAGATCATAATCTGGAaagttttgggggggaaaaatgtctctctctatatatatatatttatattaaaatCATTTCCAAGTG
The window above is part of the Hypomesus transpacificus isolate Combined female unplaced genomic scaffold, fHypTra1 scaffold_396, whole genome shotgun sequence genome. Proteins encoded here:
- the LOC124464723 gene encoding ictacalcin-like, whose product is MSDIQKAMALLIGAFHKYSGKEGDKTTLSKGELKDLLNNELKDILGKIADQAAVDKIFKDLDANKDGIVDFQEYVTLVACLTMMCNEFFTKK